A stretch of Desulfurivibrio alkaliphilus AHT 2 DNA encodes these proteins:
- the mnmE gene encoding tRNA uridine-5-carboxymethylaminomethyl(34) synthesis GTPase MnmE, with protein MKTVPDYAGLSAASSLEDYFIVGRVFPVFVFMESFADFDQATIAAIATPPGAGGIGIIRISGSRAREILLQLFRPARGEVASGRSHQLRYGWIVEPESGRPLDEVMAVYMAAPATYTREDVVEIHGHGGYVVLREILGLILAREGVRAAEAGEFTKRAFLNGRIDLTRAEAVLDVLNAGTREGLNLAMSQLQGGLQQQLEPVRRALLEVLAVVEVAIDFPDEDAEIIDTAALGRRLELEVRQPLQELLERADRGRIFREGATVVILGRPNVGKSSLLNALLQDERAIVTAIPGTTRDTIEECLNIHGMPLRIVDTAGIRETTEEVEGIGIERSRRRVAEADLVLLLVEAGSEPSSEDMALFDSVREKKVLVVVNKLDLLGDASPAAAEAALAAWRHRFPGRELTGISARARVGLEQLEDLVFRLISGDEPRDPGYACVPNARHRAALARTLPALERVQQGLAAGLAPELLAVELQACLGSLGEIIGEVGSEELLDTIFSSFCIGK; from the coding sequence ATTGCCGCCATTGCCACCCCGCCCGGGGCCGGGGGGATCGGGATTATCCGGATCAGCGGGAGCCGTGCCCGGGAGATACTGTTGCAACTCTTTCGCCCGGCCCGGGGGGAGGTTGCATCCGGGCGCAGTCATCAGTTGCGTTACGGCTGGATTGTCGAGCCCGAGAGCGGGCGGCCGCTTGATGAAGTGATGGCGGTTTATATGGCTGCGCCGGCCACCTATACCCGCGAAGACGTGGTGGAAATCCACGGCCATGGCGGCTATGTGGTGCTGCGGGAGATTCTGGGCCTGATTCTGGCCCGGGAAGGGGTACGGGCCGCCGAGGCCGGGGAGTTTACCAAGCGGGCCTTTCTTAACGGCCGCATCGATTTAACCCGGGCCGAAGCGGTGCTGGATGTGCTTAACGCCGGCACCCGGGAAGGGCTGAACCTGGCCATGAGCCAGTTGCAGGGCGGGTTGCAGCAGCAGCTTGAACCGGTGCGCCGGGCCCTGCTGGAGGTGCTGGCGGTGGTGGAGGTGGCCATCGACTTTCCCGATGAAGATGCCGAAATCATCGATACGGCCGCGTTAGGCCGCCGCCTGGAGCTTGAGGTGCGCCAGCCCCTGCAGGAACTGCTGGAACGGGCCGACCGGGGCCGGATTTTCCGCGAGGGCGCCACGGTGGTTATCCTGGGCCGCCCCAACGTGGGAAAATCCAGCCTGCTCAACGCCCTGCTGCAGGATGAACGGGCCATTGTCACGGCCATTCCCGGCACCACCCGGGATACCATCGAAGAGTGCCTCAATATCCACGGGATGCCGTTGCGGATTGTCGACACCGCCGGCATCAGGGAGACCACGGAAGAGGTCGAAGGCATCGGCATTGAGCGCTCCCGCCGCCGGGTGGCCGAGGCCGACCTGGTGCTGCTGCTGGTGGAGGCCGGCAGCGAGCCGAGCTCGGAAGATATGGCCCTGTTTGACAGTGTGCGGGAGAAGAAGGTGCTGGTGGTGGTCAACAAGCTTGATCTGCTGGGCGACGCTTCCCCGGCCGCCGCAGAGGCGGCCCTGGCGGCCTGGCGCCACCGCTTCCCCGGCCGCGAGCTGACCGGGATTTCGGCCCGTGCTCGGGTCGGATTGGAGCAACTGGAGGATCTGGTCTTTCGCCTGATCAGCGGTGATGAGCCCCGCGATCCCGGCTATGCCTGCGTACCCAACGCCCGCCACCGGGCCGCCCTGGCCAGGACCCTGCCGGCGCTGGAGCGAGTTCAGCAAGGGCTGGCGGCGGGGCTGGCGCCGGAACTGCTGGCGGTGGAGCTCCAGGCGTGCCTGGGCAGTCTCGGCGAGATCATCGGGGAGGTCGGCAGCGAGGAGTTGCTGGACACCATCTTTTCAAGCTTTTGTATCGGGAAATAG
- the rd gene encoding rubredoxin — MQKYECNVCGYIYDPETGDRENGIEPGTAFAELPENWSCPICGADKSQFSPID, encoded by the coding sequence ATGCAAAAGTATGAATGTAACGTTTGCGGCTATATTTACGACCCGGAGACGGGTGATCGCGAAAACGGCATCGAGCCGGGCACGGCCTTTGCCGAGCTGCCGGAAAACTGGAGCTGTCCGATTTGCGGGGCCGACAAAAGCCAGTTCTCTCCCATCGACTGA
- the hpt gene encoding hypoxanthine phosphoribosyltransferase: MGLMPPGETLFSAQQIALRIAALGRQISADYQGRELLVVGVLNGAFIFTADLVRALSVPVTVDFIRAASYGQGSSSSGTVRLSKEVEQPLAGRHLLLVEDIVDSGRTLACLRDHLRQRGAASLRVCALIDKTERREVEVAVDYPGFVVPHGFLIGYGLDYGEQHRQYPAIYRLSEEHLEK, from the coding sequence ATGGGATTGATGCCCCCGGGAGAAACATTGTTCAGCGCCCAGCAGATCGCTTTGCGGATTGCGGCCCTTGGCAGGCAAATTTCCGCCGATTATCAAGGGCGCGAGCTCCTGGTGGTGGGGGTCTTGAATGGTGCCTTCATTTTTACCGCCGACCTGGTGCGGGCCTTGTCGGTGCCGGTGACGGTGGATTTCATCCGGGCCGCCAGCTACGGGCAGGGATCATCTTCCAGCGGGACGGTGCGGCTGAGCAAAGAGGTGGAGCAGCCTTTGGCCGGCCGCCATCTCCTGCTGGTGGAAGATATTGTGGACAGCGGCCGGACCCTGGCTTGTTTGCGCGACCACTTGCGGCAGCGGGGGGCGGCCTCACTGCGGGTCTGTGCCTTGATTGACAAAACCGAGCGCCGGGAGGTGGAGGTGGCGGTGGATTACCCGGGGTTTGTGGTCCCCCACGGCTTTCTGATCGGCTACGGCCTCGATTACGGCGAACAGCACCGCCAGTATCCGGCCATTTACCGGCTTAGTGAGGAACATCTGGAAAAATGA
- a CDS encoding aspartate aminotransferase family protein, with translation MNDDCLMQQDRNFLWHPFTQMHDYAHRDLLLVDRAQGIRLYDRQGREYFDTISSWWCIVHGHSHPTMQHYVREQLARLDQVLLAGISHEPAIRLAAKLVELTPPGLSKVFYSDNGSTACEVAVKMSLQYWQQSGQPQRRELVALERGYHGDTIGTMSLGGVPEFHQAFAHLMFPSHRLPPPNCYRCPAGQLPPLKIAGGAGAGLATGEADSPAPPSAAGAPDRDEPFGVAGEVLRCDCQCLEPLAQLLAAEGERIAALILEPRILAAGGMIIYPATWLRRAAELTRSYGVHLIFDEVAVGFGRSGTMFALESAGVTPDFLCLSKGLTGGMLPMAVTMTSDEIYQAFYGEYGENRTFFHGHTFSGNPLAAAAALGSLAVFAQEQTMAGLPAKMAHLDRCLERFKELPWVGDLRRLGMIAALELVEDRATKRPYPASRRVGWPIFLAGLEQGLLLRPLGNIVYLWLPLSTTREEISTITEKMWQVLSNPANIAGA, from the coding sequence ATGAATGATGATTGCTTGATGCAGCAGGACCGGAACTTCCTCTGGCACCCCTTCACCCAGATGCACGATTACGCCCACCGTGATCTGCTGCTGGTCGACCGGGCCCAAGGGATAAGGTTGTACGACCGGCAGGGGCGGGAGTATTTCGATACCATCTCTTCCTGGTGGTGCATTGTCCATGGCCACAGCCATCCCACCATGCAGCACTATGTTCGGGAGCAGCTTGCGCGGCTGGATCAGGTGCTGCTGGCGGGGATCAGTCATGAGCCGGCGATCCGGCTGGCGGCCAAGCTGGTGGAGCTTACCCCGCCGGGCTTGAGCAAGGTTTTTTATTCCGATAACGGTTCCACCGCCTGTGAGGTGGCGGTGAAGATGTCGCTGCAGTACTGGCAGCAGAGCGGGCAACCCCAGCGGCGGGAGCTGGTGGCGCTGGAGCGCGGTTATCATGGCGACACCATCGGCACCATGAGTCTAGGGGGAGTGCCGGAGTTCCACCAGGCCTTTGCCCACTTGATGTTTCCCTCCCACCGGCTGCCGCCCCCCAATTGTTACCGCTGTCCGGCCGGGCAATTGCCGCCGCTGAAGATTGCCGGTGGTGCCGGCGCCGGCCTGGCGACCGGCGAAGCTGACTCGCCGGCACCGCCGTCGGCGGCGGGTGCGCCGGACCGGGATGAACCCTTCGGGGTGGCCGGAGAGGTGTTGCGCTGCGACTGCCAGTGCCTTGAGCCGCTGGCCCAGTTGCTGGCCGCCGAGGGGGAACGGATCGCCGCTTTGATCCTGGAACCCAGAATCCTTGCCGCCGGGGGGATGATTATCTATCCCGCCACTTGGCTGCGGCGGGCTGCCGAGTTGACCAGAAGCTACGGGGTGCACCTGATCTTTGACGAAGTGGCGGTGGGTTTTGGCCGCAGTGGCACCATGTTTGCCCTGGAGTCCGCCGGGGTGACGCCGGATTTCCTCTGCCTCTCCAAAGGGCTGACCGGCGGCATGCTGCCCATGGCGGTGACCATGACCAGCGATGAGATTTACCAGGCTTTTTATGGCGAGTACGGCGAGAATCGGACTTTTTTCCACGGCCACACCTTCTCCGGTAACCCCTTGGCGGCAGCGGCGGCCTTGGGCTCGCTGGCGGTGTTTGCCCAGGAACAGACCATGGCCGGCCTGCCCGCCAAAATGGCTCATCTGGATCGCTGCCTGGAACGGTTCAAGGAGTTGCCCTGGGTGGGCGATCTGCGCCGCCTGGGGATGATTGCCGCCCTGGAACTGGTGGAGGATCGGGCCACTAAACGCCCCTATCCGGCCAGCCGGCGGGTGGGCTGGCCCATCTTCCTGGCCGGCCTGGAACAGGGTCTGCTGCTGCGCCCCTTGGGCAACATCGTCTACCTCTGGCTGCCGTTAAGCACCACCCGGGAAGAAATCAGCACCATTACCGAAAAAATGTGGCAAGTTCTGAGCAATCCGGCCAATATAGCCGGTGCATGA
- a CDS encoding SPFH domain-containing protein, whose translation MSSDNVVFLEVVEWFDHDGVELAHRIPERGSGEIKFGAQLIVRETQAATFFYKGKACDTFGPGRHTLTTANIPILTKILAAPWAMTSPLRTEIYFTNLKIFPNLKWGTRDPVAFRDSELGLIRLRAHGVFNLQIVQPALFISTLVGTMQRYSSAEIEEYLKRVIVSRFNDHLGSELDTLFNLPGRYEELSAGLQERLQEDFSHLGLALNRLYITSITPPPEVQKTIDDKSRLGVISDLDRLVKLKAAQAMEKAAESQGAAGNGLGMGMGLMLPSMFSSALQPQAAHQGSGAATAAPSQSNCAECRGVIPAEARFCHHCGHQQVVLQQCQHCGKNLTPNARFCPQCGQPSDTAPPAPVCGRCQAENLPGSMFCNQCGERL comes from the coding sequence ATGAGTTCTGACAATGTGGTTTTCCTTGAGGTTGTTGAGTGGTTTGACCACGATGGGGTTGAACTGGCCCATCGCATCCCCGAGCGGGGCTCGGGGGAAATCAAATTCGGCGCCCAGTTGATTGTCCGGGAGACCCAGGCGGCCACCTTTTTTTACAAGGGCAAGGCCTGTGACACCTTCGGCCCCGGCCGCCACACCCTGACCACCGCCAATATCCCGATTTTAACCAAGATCCTGGCCGCTCCCTGGGCCATGACCAGCCCCCTGCGCACCGAGATTTACTTTACCAACCTCAAGATCTTTCCCAACCTGAAATGGGGCACCCGCGATCCGGTGGCCTTCCGGGACAGCGAGTTGGGCCTGATTCGCTTGCGGGCCCACGGGGTGTTTAATCTGCAGATCGTGCAGCCGGCCCTCTTTATCAGCACCCTGGTCGGTACCATGCAGCGCTACAGCAGCGCCGAGATTGAAGAATATCTCAAGCGGGTGATCGTCTCCCGCTTCAACGACCATCTGGGCAGTGAACTGGACACTCTTTTTAATTTGCCCGGCCGTTACGAAGAGCTCTCCGCCGGCCTGCAGGAACGCTTGCAGGAGGACTTTTCCCACCTGGGCCTGGCCTTGAACCGGCTCTACATCACCTCCATCACGCCGCCCCCCGAGGTTCAGAAGACCATCGACGACAAGAGCCGGCTGGGGGTAATCAGTGACCTGGACCGGCTGGTGAAGCTCAAGGCGGCTCAGGCCATGGAAAAGGCCGCCGAATCCCAGGGGGCCGCCGGCAACGGGCTGGGGATGGGCATGGGGTTGATGCTGCCCTCAATGTTTTCCTCCGCCCTGCAGCCGCAGGCGGCTCACCAGGGGAGTGGCGCCGCCACCGCCGCCCCGTCGCAGAGCAACTGTGCCGAATGCCGGGGGGTGATTCCCGCCGAGGCCCGGTTTTGTCATCATTGCGGGCACCAGCAGGTGGTCCTGCAGCAGTGCCAGCACTGTGGCAAGAACCTGACCCCCAACGCCCGCTTCTGTCCTCAGTGCGGCCAGCCCAGCGATACCGCGCCCCCGGCGCCGGTCTGCGGCCGCTGCCAGGCGGAAAATCTGCCCGGCTCAATGTTCTGCAATCAATGCGGAGAACGCCTCTAA
- a CDS encoding PAS domain S-box protein, whose product MPLATLDNLTGLAWWRSLRFKVVLVVMLTIACTLGVVLANSHRLATDALEAQTKAQLDALQPLLNASLAARVFQRDHSEINSIVQQLVLSPDTEINYIVVENLRGEILAAAGDDTRLPAPDSSVLTALDDLTYHAQMDLTLAGETRVGTVRFGLSLAGLAGLRSQVLYQSLLITALTLPLALLLLLWGGHLASRKINGLLTATRRIIGGDYSQAIKTDSRDEIGLLAAAFNHLQESVARQINELEIRNRQLHRLSEENSRQLASLQVSEARYRTIFNAPSDAIFIHESPSGRITDVNRAMLAMYGFSYEEALSLTVADVSANVPPYTMEEAGRKITAAINQGPQRFEWHARRKNGELFWSEVSLRLASFNDQQFVIAVVRDIHDRKMAEQALANEKERLAITLQSIGDGVITTDRQGRIMLLNNLASQLTGWSAEEAAGRPLPEVFQIINERTGESCQNPVDQVLASRRTIALENHTVLIGKDGSRRPIADSGAPIHDQEGEIIGVVLVFRDMTEHQRLEKELLKVKKLESVGLLAAGIAHDFNNLLTAVMGNIDLARFLLKKEQPDAEQLLNLLADSKKAGLRAQGLTQQLLTFARGGDPIRKLASLVAVIKDSAAFVLRGSGVSCEYQIADDLWLAEIDQGQISQVIQNIVLNARQAMGENGRLLIGACNLAENEAPGPRRPGKFVAITISDNGPGIPQKDQELIFDPYYTTKENGSGLGLAICHSIVSKHDGYIEIASEPGTGTTFTILLPASRQSLPPTKPATAPEQQRQARILVMDDEEMVRRVLQQTLEHLGHQVSTVTDGKQALEAYRAARDANNPFDLVIMDLTIPGGMGGQEAVQKLHALDPKARVVVASGYADNPVLADYQAHGFAARLNKPIMLADLQRVMQQLLAD is encoded by the coding sequence ATGCCCCTGGCAACCCTGGACAACCTCACCGGCCTGGCCTGGTGGCGCTCGCTGCGCTTCAAAGTGGTGCTGGTGGTGATGTTGACCATCGCCTGCACGCTGGGGGTGGTCCTGGCCAACAGCCACCGCCTGGCCACCGATGCCCTGGAGGCGCAAACCAAGGCACAATTGGACGCCCTGCAACCCCTGCTGAACGCCTCCCTGGCCGCTCGGGTATTCCAGCGCGATCACAGCGAAATCAACAGCATCGTCCAGCAACTGGTGCTCTCGCCCGACACCGAAATCAACTATATTGTGGTGGAAAATCTGCGTGGTGAGATCCTGGCCGCCGCCGGGGACGACACCCGCCTCCCCGCGCCGGACAGCTCGGTGCTGACAGCCCTTGATGATCTGACCTACCATGCCCAAATGGACCTCACCCTGGCCGGGGAAACCCGGGTCGGGACGGTGCGCTTCGGGTTGTCGCTGGCCGGTCTGGCCGGCTTGCGCAGCCAGGTTCTTTACCAGAGCCTGCTGATCACCGCTCTTACCCTGCCCCTGGCCCTGCTGCTGCTGCTCTGGGGCGGCCATCTGGCAAGCCGCAAAATCAACGGACTGCTGACCGCCACCCGGCGGATCATCGGCGGCGATTACAGCCAGGCGATAAAAACAGACAGCCGCGACGAGATCGGGCTGCTGGCCGCCGCCTTCAACCACCTGCAGGAAAGTGTGGCCCGCCAGATCAACGAGTTGGAAATACGCAACCGGCAGCTGCATCGGCTGTCGGAGGAAAACAGCCGGCAACTGGCCAGCCTGCAGGTCAGCGAGGCGCGTTATCGCACCATTTTCAACGCCCCCAGTGACGCCATTTTCATCCATGAATCCCCCAGCGGCAGAATCACCGACGTAAACCGGGCGATGCTGGCAATGTACGGCTTCAGTTACGAGGAAGCACTGAGCTTGACGGTGGCCGATGTCAGCGCCAACGTGCCACCCTACACCATGGAGGAGGCAGGTCGCAAAATCACTGCCGCCATCAACCAGGGCCCGCAACGCTTTGAGTGGCATGCCCGGAGAAAAAACGGCGAGCTCTTCTGGTCGGAGGTATCGCTGCGGCTGGCCAGCTTCAACGACCAGCAGTTTGTAATTGCGGTGGTACGTGATATCCATGACCGGAAGATGGCCGAACAGGCCTTGGCCAACGAGAAAGAACGGCTGGCCATTACCCTGCAGAGCATCGGTGACGGGGTAATCACCACCGACCGCCAAGGGCGCATCATGCTGCTCAACAACCTGGCCAGCCAGCTCACCGGCTGGAGTGCCGAAGAAGCCGCCGGGCGCCCGTTGCCGGAGGTTTTTCAAATCATTAACGAACGGACGGGAGAGAGCTGCCAAAATCCGGTGGACCAGGTGTTGGCCAGCAGGAGGACTATTGCCCTTGAAAACCATACCGTGCTGATCGGCAAGGACGGCAGCCGGCGGCCCATCGCCGACAGCGGGGCCCCGATCCACGACCAGGAAGGTGAGATTATCGGCGTGGTGCTGGTGTTCCGGGACATGACCGAGCATCAACGCCTGGAAAAAGAGCTGCTCAAGGTCAAAAAGCTGGAGTCGGTGGGGCTGCTGGCCGCAGGCATTGCCCATGATTTCAACAACCTGCTCACCGCCGTCATGGGCAATATCGACCTGGCCCGCTTTTTACTGAAAAAAGAGCAACCTGACGCCGAGCAACTGCTCAACCTGCTGGCCGACTCCAAAAAAGCCGGCCTGCGCGCCCAGGGGCTGACCCAGCAACTGCTGACCTTCGCCCGCGGCGGCGACCCCATCCGCAAGCTCGCCTCCCTGGTGGCGGTAATCAAAGATTCCGCCGCCTTCGTGCTGCGGGGCAGCGGGGTTAGCTGCGAGTACCAGATTGCCGACGACCTCTGGCTGGCGGAAATCGACCAGGGGCAAATCAGCCAGGTGATCCAGAATATCGTGCTCAACGCCCGCCAGGCCATGGGCGAAAACGGGCGGCTGCTGATCGGCGCTTGCAACCTGGCCGAAAACGAGGCGCCAGGGCCGCGCCGGCCGGGCAAATTTGTCGCCATCACCATCAGCGACAACGGACCGGGGATTCCCCAGAAAGACCAGGAACTGATTTTCGACCCCTACTACACCACCAAGGAGAACGGCAGCGGCCTGGGACTGGCCATTTGCCATTCCATTGTCAGCAAACACGACGGCTATATCGAGATTGCCTCCGAGCCTGGCACCGGCACCACCTTTACCATTTTGTTACCCGCCAGCCGGCAAAGCCTGCCGCCTACAAAACCTGCCACCGCACCGGAGCAGCAGCGGCAAGCCAGGATTCTGGTCATGGATGATGAAGAGATGGTCCGCCGGGTGCTGCAGCAGACCCTGGAACACCTGGGGCACCAGGTCAGCACCGTGACGGACGGCAAGCAGGCCCTGGAGGCATACCGGGCCGCCCGCGACGCCAACAACCCCTTCGACCTGGTAATCATGGACCTGACCATCCCCGGCGGCATGGGCGGTCAGGAAGCGGTGCAAAAGCTGCACGCGCTGGACCCCAAGGCCCGGGTGGTGGTGGCCAGCGGCTACGCCGACAACCCGGTGCTGGCCGACTACCAGGCGCACGGCTTTGCCGCCCGGCTGAACAAGCCGATCATGCTGGCCGACCTGCAACGGGTAATGCAACAACTTTTGGCCGACTAA
- a CDS encoding phosphate/phosphite/phosphonate ABC transporter substrate-binding protein, which produces MLKIIFFIMISCLAAASAALAEPVRLGVFPYISPSQMVSQLTPLQRYLEKTLAREIEMLSAPDFMSFVERTAHGDYDLVITAPHMGRLAQQRDGWQLVVMSGQQTATVILVPRAAGIKTLKELRGGKMAVGNWRSVTCMLAKQALAEEGLTLGVDVEVIETATFSNVVSALLHGEVEAGATPTLLWDQWAYVNEEQRRQLHELFRAPPPTPHSFLVMAPPTMAAAEVEDLRRSLLAFGDTPAGRKFFVQSQYHSFLPPDEQAMALSDPFVHVLLPDATLTP; this is translated from the coding sequence ATGCTAAAAATTATTTTTTTCATCATGATCTCTTGCCTGGCCGCTGCTTCGGCGGCCCTGGCGGAACCGGTACGCCTGGGGGTTTTTCCCTATATCTCACCCAGCCAGATGGTCTCCCAGCTCACGCCTTTGCAGCGCTACCTGGAAAAGACCCTGGCCCGGGAAATCGAGATGCTCTCCGCCCCAGACTTTATGAGTTTTGTGGAACGCACCGCCCATGGCGATTACGACCTGGTAATTACCGCGCCCCACATGGGCCGCCTGGCCCAGCAGCGCGACGGCTGGCAACTGGTGGTGATGTCCGGCCAGCAGACGGCCACCGTCATTCTGGTGCCCCGCGCTGCGGGAATTAAAACTCTTAAAGAGTTGCGCGGCGGCAAAATGGCGGTGGGTAACTGGCGTTCCGTGACCTGTATGCTGGCCAAGCAGGCCCTGGCCGAAGAGGGACTGACCCTGGGTGTTGACGTGGAAGTGATTGAAACCGCTACCTTTTCCAACGTGGTCAGCGCCCTGCTGCACGGCGAGGTGGAAGCCGGCGCTACCCCGACCCTGCTCTGGGACCAGTGGGCTTATGTTAACGAAGAACAGCGCCGGCAACTCCACGAACTTTTTCGGGCGCCGCCACCCACCCCCCACTCTTTCCTGGTCATGGCCCCGCCAACCATGGCGGCGGCAGAGGTTGAAGATTTACGCCGGTCACTGCTGGCCTTCGGCGACACCCCGGCTGGCCGAAAGTTTTTTGTGCAGAGCCAATACCACTCCTTCCTGCCCCCCGACGAGCAGGCCATGGCCTTAAGCGACCCCTTTGTCCACGTCCTGTTGCCGGACGCAACACTAACCCCCTGA
- a CDS encoding dicarboxylate/amino acid:cation symporter: MSVINDPLTVLQPRNLKYQAVRLHGFIRRRLWLQVLLAMFAGLAAGILLGPGGNVPPATARVITNWLALPGHVFLALIQMIVIPLVIASIIRGMAASEDMTHLRKLGVRVGLFFLATTVMAILIGIAAALLIKPGIYLDSAMVQAALGSAATALPTAPEGITLETLPGRIADFLPTNPLQAGLERDMAQVVLLAIIGGVALVSMQPKQAKPLLELLGSIQEVTMVVVRWAMFLAPLAVFGLITQITTRLGLDALLGMGLYVATVLSGLLVVMCMYLLILRLVRRQSPLFFLRAVRDAQLLAFSTSSSAAVMPLTLKTAEDKLGVRSSIAQFVIPLGTTVNMAGTALYQVVATLFLAQVFAVEVGLTSLLLIVVLAVGASVGSPGTPGIGIVILAMLLTSIGIPSAGIALIIGVDRILDMSRTAVNVTGDLVAATVMDRWVGGTLRARDQRQIERALESRREISGEDVITTGRVQAKPDGATTKVPG; the protein is encoded by the coding sequence ATGTCTGTGATCAACGATCCCCTAACCGTACTGCAGCCACGGAACCTGAAATACCAGGCCGTCCGGCTGCACGGCTTCATCCGGCGGCGCCTCTGGCTGCAGGTGCTGCTGGCCATGTTCGCCGGTCTTGCCGCCGGCATCCTGCTGGGTCCCGGCGGCAACGTTCCCCCCGCCACCGCCAGGGTCATCACCAACTGGCTGGCCCTGCCCGGCCACGTCTTTCTAGCCCTGATCCAGATGATTGTCATCCCCCTGGTGATCGCCTCGATCATTCGCGGCATGGCGGCCAGCGAAGACATGACTCACCTGCGCAAACTGGGGGTGCGGGTGGGGCTGTTCTTTCTGGCCACCACCGTCATGGCCATCCTCATCGGAATCGCCGCCGCCCTGCTGATCAAGCCGGGGATCTATCTCGACAGCGCCATGGTACAGGCCGCCCTGGGCAGTGCCGCCACGGCTCTACCCACCGCCCCGGAGGGCATCACCCTGGAAACCCTGCCCGGCCGCATCGCCGATTTTCTGCCCACCAATCCCCTGCAGGCCGGCCTGGAGAGGGACATGGCCCAGGTGGTGCTGCTGGCGATTATCGGCGGTGTGGCCCTGGTCAGTATGCAGCCCAAGCAGGCCAAGCCGCTGCTGGAATTGCTGGGCTCCATCCAGGAGGTCACCATGGTGGTGGTGCGCTGGGCAATGTTTCTGGCCCCCCTGGCAGTATTTGGCCTGATTACCCAGATTACCACCCGACTGGGCCTGGACGCCCTGCTGGGAATGGGACTCTACGTGGCCACGGTGCTGTCGGGGCTGCTGGTGGTGATGTGCATGTACCTGCTGATTTTGCGTCTGGTCAGAAGGCAGTCGCCGCTGTTTTTTCTCCGAGCCGTACGGGATGCGCAACTGCTGGCCTTTTCCACCTCCAGCTCGGCGGCGGTGATGCCGCTGACCCTGAAAACCGCCGAAGACAAACTGGGGGTGCGCTCCTCCATCGCGCAATTTGTTATTCCCCTGGGCACCACCGTTAATATGGCCGGGACCGCCCTGTACCAGGTGGTGGCCACCCTCTTTTTAGCCCAGGTTTTCGCCGTCGAGGTGGGCCTTACCAGCCTGCTGCTGATCGTGGTACTGGCGGTGGGGGCCTCGGTGGGCTCACCCGGCACCCCGGGAATCGGGATTGTCATCCTGGCCATGCTGCTCACTTCCATCGGCATCCCCTCCGCCGGCATTGCCCTGATCATCGGGGTGGATCGCATTCTGGACATGAGCCGGACGGCGGTTAATGTTACCGGTGATCTGGTGGCGGCCACGGTGATGGATCGCTGGGTGGGCGGCACCCTGCGGGCTCGGGATCAGCGGCAAATCGAGCGGGCGCTGGAGAGTCGGCGCGAAATCTCCGGAGAAGACGTCATCACCACCGGCAGGGTCCAGGCCAAGCCCGACGGGGCAACCACAAAGGTTCCTGGTTAG
- a CDS encoding class I SAM-dependent methyltransferase, which produces MNSVNKEGELNLKSAGRGSLAFLQGFLRHPEQVASIIPSSRFLERRLVDCACIRHASLVVELGPGTGGTTQAMLKAMRPDAKLLSIEITPEFVELLRRHPDPRLNVQLGSAEHVREILHQQQLPPPDVVVSGIPFSTMPLTMGRRIIGAVWDSLPPGGLFVAYQVRDRVALLSRKLLGQPEVELELFNVPPMRFFRWRKPEA; this is translated from the coding sequence GTGAATAGCGTGAATAAGGAAGGAGAGCTTAACCTGAAGTCGGCCGGTAGAGGCAGCTTGGCTTTTTTACAGGGTTTTTTGCGACACCCGGAACAGGTGGCGTCGATAATTCCCAGTTCCCGGTTTCTGGAGCGGCGGCTGGTCGACTGTGCCTGTATCCGCCATGCCTCCCTGGTGGTTGAACTGGGACCCGGCACCGGCGGCACGACCCAGGCCATGCTTAAAGCCATGCGGCCGGATGCCAAGTTGCTGAGCATCGAAATCACCCCGGAATTTGTGGAGTTGCTGCGCCGGCATCCCGACCCCCGCCTTAACGTGCAGCTGGGCAGCGCCGAGCATGTCCGGGAGATTCTCCATCAACAGCAATTGCCCCCCCCCGATGTGGTGGTGTCCGGTATTCCCTTCTCCACCATGCCGCTGACCATGGGGCGCCGGATCATTGGGGCGGTCTGGGATTCATTGCCCCCCGGCGGGCTCTTTGTCGCCTATCAGGTGCGGGATCGGGTGGCCCTGCTGAGCCGCAAACTGCTGGGCCAGCCGGAAGTGGAACTGGAACTGTTCAATGTGCCGCCCATGCGCTTTTTTCGTTGGCGCAAGCCGGAGGCCTGA